In a genomic window of Parambassis ranga chromosome 24, fParRan2.1, whole genome shotgun sequence:
- the LOC114428337 gene encoding WD repeat-containing protein 26 isoform X1 produces MQANGAGQGQESSEISCLNNAQNGESSSAVGTHSNGLLSSTDNGNSVGTSNGSSIGPCSGTTAASTASSSEVGSLKKKKRLSQADEDVIRLIGQHLHGLGLNQTVDLLMQESGCRLEHPSATKFRNHVMEGEWDKAENDLNELRALMHSPNAIVRMKFLLLQQKYLEYLEDGKVLEALQVLRGELTPLKYNTDRIHVLSGYLMCSHAEDLRAKAEWEGKGTTSRCRLLDKLQTYLPPSVMLPPRRLQTLLRQAVELQRDRCLYHNTKLDSNLDSVSLLLDHVCSRKQFPCYTQQILTEHCNEVWFCKFSNDGTKLATGSKDTTVIIWQVDPESHQLKLQRTLEGHAYGVSYLAWSPDDTYLIACGPDDCSELWLWNVQTGELRTKMSQSHEDSLTSVAWNPDGKRFVTGGQRGQFYQCDLDGNLLDSWEGVRVQCLWCLSDGRTVLASDTHQRIRGYNFEDLTDRNIVQEDHPIMSFTVSKNGRLALLNVATQGVHLWDLQDRVLVRKYQGVTQGFYTIHSCFGGHNEDFIASGSEDHKVYIWHRRGELPIAELTGHTRTVNCVSWNPAIPGLMASASDDGTVRVWGPAPFLDSQETDGLNAENCSNMDS; encoded by the exons atgcaagCAAACGGGGCAGGGCAGGGACAAGAATCCTCAGAGATCTCCTGCCTGAACAACGCACAAAACGGGGAGTCATCCTCGGCCGTTGGAACTCACTCCAACGGGCTTCTCTCCAGCACAGACAACGGTAATAGTGTCGGTACCAGTAATGGGTCTTCAATCGGGCCTTGTTCGGGGACTACAGCTGCCTCCACGGCTTCGAGCTCGGAGGTCGGCTCgctgaaaaagaagaaacgACTATCGCAGGCGGATGAAGATGTCATACGATTAATAGGGCAACATCTCCACGGACTAGGGCTAAA tcagacaGTGGACCTGCTGATGCAGGAGTCAGGCTGCAGACTCGAACATCCCTCAGCTACCAAGTTCCGCAATCATGTCATGGAGGGAGAGTGGGACAAG GCTGAGAATgatctcaatgagctgagggcACTGATGCATTCTCCCAATGCTATTGTG CGAATGaagttcctgctgctgcagcagaagtACCTAGAGTATCTGGAGGATGGCAAAGTGTTGGAGGCTTTGCAGGTGCTCCGGGGAGAGCTGACGCCACTCAAGTACAACACAGATCGCATCCACGTACTCAGCGG GTACCTGATGTGTAGCCATGCTGAGGATCTAAGGGCCAAGGCAGAATGGGAGGGCAAGGGTACGACCTCACGCTGCCGGCTGCTGGATAAATTACAGA CATACCTACCACCGTCTGTGATGCTGCCTCCACGGCGACTGCAGACCTTGCTGCGGCAAGCGGTGGAGCTGCAGAGGGACCGCTGCCTTTATCATAACACCAAGCTGGACAGTAACCTGGACTCGGTCTCACTTCTTCTTGatcatgtctgcagcag GAAGCAGTTCCCCTGCTACACCCAACAGATTCTGACAGAGCATTGTAATGAGGTGTGGTTTTGCAAATTCTCCAACGATGGCACCAAACTTGCCACTGGCTCCAAAGACACTACCGTCATAATTTGGCAAGTGGACCCG GAGAGCCACCAGCTGAAGCTGCAGCGAACGCTGGAGGGTCATGCGTATGGCGTCTCCTACTTGGCCTGGAGTCCCGACGACACCTACCTGATTGCCTGTGGACCTGACGACTGCTCTGAGCTGTGGCTGTGGAATGTTCAG ACGGGGGAGCTGCGGACCAAAATGTCCCAGTCCCATGAAGACAGTCTGACCAGTGTGGCGTGGAACCCTGACGGCAAACGCTTTGTTACAGGAGGACAACGGGGACAGTTTTATCAGTGT GACCTGGATGGTAACTTGTTAGACTCCTGGGAGGGTGTGAGAGTGCAGTGCCTGTGGTGCCTGAGTGATGGCAGGACAGTTCTGGCCTCAGACACCCACCAACGTATACGGGGGTACAACTTCGAGGACCTTACGGACAGAAACAT AGTTCAGGAGGACCACCCTATTATGTCTTTTACAGTTTCAAAGAACGGAAGATTAGCTTTGTTAAATGTAGCAACTCAG GGAGTGCACCTGTGGGACCTACAGGACCGGGTGCTGGTGAGGAAGTACCAAGGTGTGACCCAGGGCTTCTACACCATCCACTCCTGTTTTGGAGGACATAACGAAGACTTCATCGCCAGTGGCAGTGAAG ACCACAAAGTGTACATCTGGCATCGGCGGGGTGAACTTCCCATTGCCGAGCTCACAGGCCACACGCGCACCGTTAACTGTGTGAGCTGGAACCCGGCCATCCCTGGCCTCATGGCTTCGGCCTCTGACGATGGCACAGTGCGTGTCTGGGGTCCTGCGCCCTTTCTTGACTCACAAGAGACTGACGGACTCAACG cagAAAACTGCAGTAACATGGACAGTTGA
- the LOC114428337 gene encoding WD repeat-containing protein 26 isoform X2 yields the protein MQANGAGQGQESSEISCLNNAQNGESSSAVGTHSNGLLSSTDNGNSVGTSNGSSIGPCSGTTAASTASSSEVGSLKKKKRLSQADEDVIRLIGQHLHGLGLNQTVDLLMQESGCRLEHPSATKFRNHVMEGEWDKAENDLNELRALMHSPNAIVRMKFLLLQQKYLEYLEDGKVLEALQVLRGELTPLKYNTDRIHVLSGYLMCSHAEDLRAKAEWEGKGTTSRCRLLDKLQTYLPPSVMLPPRRLQTLLRQAVELQRDRCLYHNTKLDSNLDSVSLLLDHVCSRKQFPCYTQQILTEHCNEVWFCKFSNDGTKLATGSKDTTVIIWQVDPESHQLKLQRTLEGHAYGVSYLAWSPDDTYLIACGPDDCSELWLWNVQTGELRTKMSQSHEDSLTSVAWNPDGKRFVTGGQRGQFYQCDLDGNLLDSWEGVRVQCLWCLSDGRTVLASDTHQRIRGYNFEDLTDRNIVQEDHPIMSFTVSKNGRLALLNVATQGVHLWDLQDRVLVRKYQGVTQGFYTIHSCFGGHNEDFIASGSEDHKVYIWHRRGELPIAELTGHTRTVNCVSWNPAIPGLMASASDDGTVRVWGPAPFLDSQETDGLNENCSNMDS from the exons atgcaagCAAACGGGGCAGGGCAGGGACAAGAATCCTCAGAGATCTCCTGCCTGAACAACGCACAAAACGGGGAGTCATCCTCGGCCGTTGGAACTCACTCCAACGGGCTTCTCTCCAGCACAGACAACGGTAATAGTGTCGGTACCAGTAATGGGTCTTCAATCGGGCCTTGTTCGGGGACTACAGCTGCCTCCACGGCTTCGAGCTCGGAGGTCGGCTCgctgaaaaagaagaaacgACTATCGCAGGCGGATGAAGATGTCATACGATTAATAGGGCAACATCTCCACGGACTAGGGCTAAA tcagacaGTGGACCTGCTGATGCAGGAGTCAGGCTGCAGACTCGAACATCCCTCAGCTACCAAGTTCCGCAATCATGTCATGGAGGGAGAGTGGGACAAG GCTGAGAATgatctcaatgagctgagggcACTGATGCATTCTCCCAATGCTATTGTG CGAATGaagttcctgctgctgcagcagaagtACCTAGAGTATCTGGAGGATGGCAAAGTGTTGGAGGCTTTGCAGGTGCTCCGGGGAGAGCTGACGCCACTCAAGTACAACACAGATCGCATCCACGTACTCAGCGG GTACCTGATGTGTAGCCATGCTGAGGATCTAAGGGCCAAGGCAGAATGGGAGGGCAAGGGTACGACCTCACGCTGCCGGCTGCTGGATAAATTACAGA CATACCTACCACCGTCTGTGATGCTGCCTCCACGGCGACTGCAGACCTTGCTGCGGCAAGCGGTGGAGCTGCAGAGGGACCGCTGCCTTTATCATAACACCAAGCTGGACAGTAACCTGGACTCGGTCTCACTTCTTCTTGatcatgtctgcagcag GAAGCAGTTCCCCTGCTACACCCAACAGATTCTGACAGAGCATTGTAATGAGGTGTGGTTTTGCAAATTCTCCAACGATGGCACCAAACTTGCCACTGGCTCCAAAGACACTACCGTCATAATTTGGCAAGTGGACCCG GAGAGCCACCAGCTGAAGCTGCAGCGAACGCTGGAGGGTCATGCGTATGGCGTCTCCTACTTGGCCTGGAGTCCCGACGACACCTACCTGATTGCCTGTGGACCTGACGACTGCTCTGAGCTGTGGCTGTGGAATGTTCAG ACGGGGGAGCTGCGGACCAAAATGTCCCAGTCCCATGAAGACAGTCTGACCAGTGTGGCGTGGAACCCTGACGGCAAACGCTTTGTTACAGGAGGACAACGGGGACAGTTTTATCAGTGT GACCTGGATGGTAACTTGTTAGACTCCTGGGAGGGTGTGAGAGTGCAGTGCCTGTGGTGCCTGAGTGATGGCAGGACAGTTCTGGCCTCAGACACCCACCAACGTATACGGGGGTACAACTTCGAGGACCTTACGGACAGAAACAT AGTTCAGGAGGACCACCCTATTATGTCTTTTACAGTTTCAAAGAACGGAAGATTAGCTTTGTTAAATGTAGCAACTCAG GGAGTGCACCTGTGGGACCTACAGGACCGGGTGCTGGTGAGGAAGTACCAAGGTGTGACCCAGGGCTTCTACACCATCCACTCCTGTTTTGGAGGACATAACGAAGACTTCATCGCCAGTGGCAGTGAAG ACCACAAAGTGTACATCTGGCATCGGCGGGGTGAACTTCCCATTGCCGAGCTCACAGGCCACACGCGCACCGTTAACTGTGTGAGCTGGAACCCGGCCATCCCTGGCCTCATGGCTTCGGCCTCTGACGATGGCACAGTGCGTGTCTGGGGTCCTGCGCCCTTTCTTGACTCACAAGAGACTGACGGACTCAACG AAAACTGCAGTAACATGGACAGTTGA